A genomic window from Lotus japonicus ecotype B-129 chromosome 1, LjGifu_v1.2 includes:
- the LOC130732106 gene encoding F-box/LRR-repeat protein 13-like: MSDSMDERLIPPKAKRGRSNESEIEEENKDWFSELSDCILLQILSFLEFKTAVQTCVLSSRWKDLWKRLPILTLHSSDFSTYKDFDKFVPKILTLRDGSISLEELDFEHQGIIRPHLIKRVINYVVSHNVQRLKLDVTCDRTLMMPRIFTCHTLTSLKITIGGRSMIDNFSSLPESVNLPALTTLYLRNFKFSSSSGNDRADPFSAFKRLNSLTIEGFYLPDARILCISSATLVNLSICNYAWAPRDFCKVELSTPCLHRLTCYGNPTYYLCGSGLSSVKEVYMDIDLNWTMDKPEFPLILLSWLQNLVDMTSLSVTTNTLQVLFLVPDFLKIKLPTLANLKIFKIKKVRLSEALRGMVIKRMERQMVTTKSRIQAIRLVLEIGKWKARNEPFAPFPEGFSKFLDLQVLPFGTIVGTERR; the protein is encoded by the exons ATGTCTGATTCAATGGATGAGAGGTTGATTCCACCGAAGGCGAAGCGAGGAAGGAGCAATGAGAGTGAAATTGAAGAAGAGAACAAGGACTGGTTCAGTGAGTTATCTGATTGCATTCTCCTTCAAATTCTGTCATTTCTGGAATTTAAAACTGCTGTTCAAACATGTGTGTTATCCTCAAGATGGAAGGATCTATGGAAACGCCTTCCAATCCTTACTTTACACTCATCAGATTTTTCAACTTATAAGGATTTCGACAAATTTGTGCCTAAGATTTTGACCCTTCGTGATGGCTCAATTTCCTTGGAAGAACTTGATTTTGAGCATCAGGGTATCATCCGGCCTCACCTCATCAAAAGGGTCATAAACTATGTCGTTTCCCACAATGTCCAGCGATTGAAGCTCGATGTCACATGTGACAGGACGCTCATGATGCCTCGTATTTTCACATGCCATACTTTAACATCTCTTAAGATCACAATTGGCGGTAGAAGTATGATTGACAATTTTAGTTCATTGCCCGAATCTGTGAATTTGCCAGCATTAACCACCTTGTATCTgagaaatttcaaattttccTCAAGCAGCGGCAACGACCGTGCCGACCCATTTTCTGCGTTTAAGAGGTTGAATAGTTTGACCATTGAGGGATTTTACCTCCCGGATGCAAGAATCCTCTGCATATCAAGCGCAACGCTTGTCAATTTATCTATTTGTAACTATGCTTGGGCTCCCAGAGACTTCTGCAAAGTTGAGTTATCCACACCATGTCTTCATAGGCTTACTTGCTACGGTAATCCTACTTATTATCTATGTGGGAGTGGTCTTTCTTCAGTTAAGGAAGTTTACATGGATATCGATTTGAATTGGACCATGGATAAACCGGAGTTTCCTTTGATTCTACTTAGCTGGCTGCAGAATCTTGTTGATATGACATCATTGTCTGTTACTACAAATACTCTTCAG GTTCTATTCTTAGTTCCTGACTTTTTGAAGATTAAGCTCCCTACATTGGCTAACTTgaagatattcaaaataaaaaaggtgCGACTTTCAGAAGCTCTGAGAGGCATGGTGATAAAGAGGATGGAGAGACAGATGGTAACCACTAAGTCACGGATACAAGCTATCAGGTTAGTGCTTGAAATTGGCAAGTGGAAAGCAAGGAACGAGCCATTTGCACCTTTCCCTGAAGGATTCTCAAAGTTCTTAGATTTACAAGTACTGCCGTTTGGAACTATAGTTGGAACAGAACGTCGCTAA
- the LOC130718893 gene encoding putative F-box/FBD/LRR-repeat protein At4g13965 isoform X2, with product MSNSTDEMLIAPKAKRGRNSENETEIEDNKDRLSDLHDCILLHILSFLKAKYAVQTCMLSKRWKDLWKRLPNLILLSADFDTFKFFTKFVSTILTRRDGSTALHALDFERMGCIQPPLIKRIVNYAVSHNVQQLGIYVECDMQHLLPCIFTCHTLTSLKLIVYPKGYSDITLFPKSLNLPALTTLHLGNFTFCSNDNDRADPFSAFNRLNSLIIDHCKLKDARTLCISDLPSQYLCGSGLSSVKEVNIDADILLSSPDPPLILLSWLQDFVNITSLTVTTNTLQVLFLVPDILKIKLPSLANLKRLKIKREPLSYMLTHVMRGVRLKKAATESRKEAAKLRKEADILWKTRRLRTAPFTDEIVDFLVQNAPSAEVEIIDCLM from the exons ATGTCTAATTCAACGGATGAGATGTTGATTGCGCCGAAGGCGAAGAGAGGGAGGAACAGTGAGAATGAGACTGAAATTGAAGACAACAAAGACAGGCTCAGTGACTTGCATGATTGTATTCTCCTTCACATTTTGTCATTTCTGAAAGCCAAATACGCAGTTCAGACATGCATGTTATCCAAAAGATGGAAGGATCTCTGGAAACGCCTTCCAAACCTTATTTTACTCTCCGCAGATTTTGACACATTCAAGTTTTTCACCAAATTCGTGTCTACCATTTTGACCCGTCGTGATGGCTCCACTGCGCTGCACGCTCTCGATTTTGAGCGTATGGGTTGCATCCAGCCTCCCCTCATCAAAAGAATTGTGAACTATGCTGTTTCGCACAATGTCCAGCAATTAGGAATCTATGTCGAATGTGACATGCAGCACCTGCTACCTTGCATTTTCACATGCCATACTTTAACATCTCTTAAGCTCATAGTTTACCCTAAAGGTTACAGTGATATCACTTTATTCCCTAAATCTCTGAATTTGCCAGCATTAACCACCTTGCATCTGGGGAATTTCACCTTTTGCTCAAACGACAACGACCGCGCCGACCCATTTTCTGCGTTTAACAGATTGAATAGTTTGATCATTGACCATTGTAAGCTAAAGGATGCACGAACTCTCTGCATATCAG ATTTGCCCTCTCAGTACCTCTGTGGGAGCGGTCTATCTTCGGTTAAGGAAGTAAATATTGATGCAGATATTTTGTTAAGTTCTCCGGATCCTCCTCTAATTCTCCTTAGCTGGCTGCAAGATTTTGTTAATATAACATCATTGACTGTTACTACAAACACTCTTCAG GTTCTTTTCTTAGTTCCTGATATATTGAAGATTAAGCTCCCTTCATTGGCTAACTTGAAAAGACTGAAGATAAAACGGGAACCACTTTCATACATGCTGACACATGTGATGAGAGGTGTGAGGTTAAAAAAAGCAGCTACTGAGTCACGGAAAGAAGCTGCCAAGTTACGGAAAGAAGCTGACATTTTATGGAAAACAAGACGACTGCGAACTGCACCTTTCACCGATGAAATAGTGGACTTTTTGGTCCAAAATGCGCCGTCAGCAGAAGTTGAAATCATAGATTGCTTAATGTGA
- the LOC130732105 gene encoding uncharacterized protein LOC130732105: protein MYARRSTPNTPLIPTQEIVRRVLDHESTETDPDFNSHAWLSALQEWGIATPLGSLIANVERVENVVAVIKSCTPNGFGDAKVTLKDPTGAVDASIHRKAFTHSEFANDITVGSVLVLQKVAVFAPRGTVCYLNITLPNLVKVFPKDCGAHDFIDITEE from the exons atgtatgcCCGTAGATCCACCCCTAACACACCACTAATTCCGACCCAGGAAATCGTGAGGCGTGTGCTAGATCACGAatcaaccgaaaccgatcctgatttcaaCTCACATGCTTGGCTATCAGCCCTGCAAGAGTGGGGAATTGCCACTCCGCTGGGGTCTCTGATAGCGAACGTTGAGAGGGtggagaatgttgttgctgttatcaaatcttgcactcccaatgggttcggagatgcgaaagttaccctcaag GACCCCACGGGTGCTGTTGATGCTAGCATCCATCGCAAGGCCTTTACCCACAGTGAATTTGCGAatgacataactgttggatctgttctcgttctccaaaag gttgctgtgtttgcacctagaggaactgtttgttatcttaatataacattGCCCAACCTAGTCAAGGTATTTCCAAAAGATTGCGGAGCCcatgacttcatcgatatcacagaggaataa
- the LOC130718893 gene encoding F-box protein At4g22280-like isoform X1, with the protein MSNSTDEMLIAPKAKRGRNSENETEIEDNKDRLSDLHDCILLHILSFLKAKYAVQTCMLSKRWKDLWKRLPNLILLSADFDTFKFFTKFVSTILTRRDGSTALHALDFERMGCIQPPLIKRIVNYAVSHNVQQLGIYVECDMQHLLPCIFTCHTLTSLKLIVYPKGYSDITLFPKSLNLPALTTLHLGNFTFCSNDNDRADPFSAFNRLNSLIIDHCKLKDARTLCISGMALVNLTLCCPTLDFYTIELSTPCLYRFTCADLPSQYLCGSGLSSVKEVNIDADILLSSPDPPLILLSWLQDFVNITSLTVTTNTLQVLFLVPDILKIKLPSLANLKRLKIKREPLSYMLTHVMRGVRLKKAATESRKEAAKLRKEADILWKTRRLRTAPFTDEIVDFLVQNAPSAEVEIIDCLM; encoded by the exons ATGTCTAATTCAACGGATGAGATGTTGATTGCGCCGAAGGCGAAGAGAGGGAGGAACAGTGAGAATGAGACTGAAATTGAAGACAACAAAGACAGGCTCAGTGACTTGCATGATTGTATTCTCCTTCACATTTTGTCATTTCTGAAAGCCAAATACGCAGTTCAGACATGCATGTTATCCAAAAGATGGAAGGATCTCTGGAAACGCCTTCCAAACCTTATTTTACTCTCCGCAGATTTTGACACATTCAAGTTTTTCACCAAATTCGTGTCTACCATTTTGACCCGTCGTGATGGCTCCACTGCGCTGCACGCTCTCGATTTTGAGCGTATGGGTTGCATCCAGCCTCCCCTCATCAAAAGAATTGTGAACTATGCTGTTTCGCACAATGTCCAGCAATTAGGAATCTATGTCGAATGTGACATGCAGCACCTGCTACCTTGCATTTTCACATGCCATACTTTAACATCTCTTAAGCTCATAGTTTACCCTAAAGGTTACAGTGATATCACTTTATTCCCTAAATCTCTGAATTTGCCAGCATTAACCACCTTGCATCTGGGGAATTTCACCTTTTGCTCAAACGACAACGACCGCGCCGACCCATTTTCTGCGTTTAACAGATTGAATAGTTTGATCATTGACCATTGTAAGCTAAAGGATGCACGAACTCTCTGCATATCAGGCATGGCGCTCGTCAACTTAACTCTGTGTTGTCCTACTTTGGATTTCTACACAATTGAGCTATCCACACCATGTCTTTATAGGTTCACTTGCGCAGATTTGCCCTCTCAGTACCTCTGTGGGAGCGGTCTATCTTCGGTTAAGGAAGTAAATATTGATGCAGATATTTTGTTAAGTTCTCCGGATCCTCCTCTAATTCTCCTTAGCTGGCTGCAAGATTTTGTTAATATAACATCATTGACTGTTACTACAAACACTCTTCAG GTTCTTTTCTTAGTTCCTGATATATTGAAGATTAAGCTCCCTTCATTGGCTAACTTGAAAAGACTGAAGATAAAACGGGAACCACTTTCATACATGCTGACACATGTGATGAGAGGTGTGAGGTTAAAAAAAGCAGCTACTGAGTCACGGAAAGAAGCTGCCAAGTTACGGAAAGAAGCTGACATTTTATGGAAAACAAGACGACTGCGAACTGCACCTTTCACCGATGAAATAGTGGACTTTTTGGTCCAAAATGCGCCGTCAGCAGAAGTTGAAATCATAGATTGCTTAATGTGA